The DNA segment TTTGAACCCCTTTTACTGCATACTTTAAACGAATTGGATTGATGTCCATCATGTAAAGTTCACAGTCTCGAAATGCTTCAAAGGTCAAAATGTCGCGAACCAGATCTTTCGTAAAATCAAGAGAACCGGCTCCAATAAAAGCAAACTTTTTCATTTCCTCCTCCTATGTTTAGTAAACATTATATTTGTTTACTTTCTATAATTGAATTATATTCTGAAGTTTTTTCTTTGTAAAGGCTTACAGCAAAAAATAATGACTTTTTATTGAAATATATGATAGAAAGAGTTAAAATTGTTTAGTAAATATTTCACAAGGAGAAAAAATGACCACTATTAGAGCTATAGCAAAAAAATTAAATCTATCCCCCGCTACTGTTTCTAGGGTTTTAAAAGAAGACCCTGCTTTTAAGATTTCCAACGAAACCAAAGAAAAAATTTTGCAAACCGTGCAGGAATTAGGCTATAAACCAAGAAAATACAACAACAAACAATCAATTCATATTGGAATACTCATGTCTCTTACTTATACCTATGGAGATTCTTTCTTTTATGATATTTTGGCAGGTATACAAGAATACTGTTCCAAGCATGATGTCGTCATTTCTCTGATTGCCAATTACGAGCAATTTCATGACAATTATTCTCATATTGAAAATCAGTTAAAACAACTCGATGGACTCATTGTTACAGATTTGCCCAATCAAAGAGAAGAATTTCTATCTAGTCTACACTGTAAGTTTGTTTTCATTGATCATTTTGTACCTGGTTACGCAAACATTGGTTACGATAAAGTTCATGCTAATCAACTCATTATGAATCATTTATTTCAAAGTCATTATCAAAAAATTGCCTATATCGGGGGCACAAGCGATGATAATTATTATCATCCTATTCGCTTAATGGTCTATAAAAACGCCTTAGATGTTCATGGAATCAATTTTGATTCAAGTTATCTATTTGATTGCCAATGGAATGCAGAAATATGTGCTGAAAAGGTTGATGAATTGCTGGAACGACATCCGGATGTTGAAGCTATCTTTGCCGGATCAGACGCCCTAGCAACCACCGTTATTTCAAGATTAAAAGAACTTGGAAAAAATTGTCCTGATGATATTGCTGTCGTTGGTTTCAACAACAATCCCCTTTCCGCCAATTTTGACCCACCTATAACAACCGTTGACTTACCATCCAAACAAATGGGATATGAAGGAGCTAAGTTATTATCCAAACAAATCAAAACCAATACGCAATATAACTATCAACTTCTTCTCCCTGTTGAATTGATCGTTCGACAATCCACAAAAAAAGAATAAAAAATGAAGTGAACCCCCAAAAATTGGATAAGCAATTAAAGGAGATTTACTTTTTATTATGGCAAAACTTACGAGAAAACAGAAAATGAAAATCTATCACAAAAGAAACTGTTAAATCTCTATCAAGCATGAAAAAAGGCGTTTTTCTTTTAACAGCTAAATTCCCCAAATAAACCAAGTGAATAGACCGCCACCAATGACAGCTACTAAGGTAAACGGGATACCAATCTTCATAAAATCTTTCGTGCTAACCTCATAACCGGCACGATTTAAGATACCAATACCGGTGATATTTGCGGTAGCTCCAATCGGTGTTAAATTACCACCTAAAGTAGATCCGATCAATAAGCCAAAATAAAGAAGCGTTGGTTGAATACCCATATTCATGGCAATACCTTGCACCACCGGTAACATTGTCGCTACATAAGGAATATTATCCACAAAAGCTGAAAGCACAACCGATACTACCAATATCAAAACATACATCAATAGAACAGAATGACCGCCAATCTTCACAAAAAGCTTCGCAATCTCCGTAATCACACCAGCATCAGTAATACCTTGAATGACAATAAACAAGCCGGTCAATAGTAATAAAGTCTTAACATCAATCGCTTTCATCACCAATAAAGCATTTTCTTTCTTTTTACGAATAAGCACTTCATATAACAATCCAAATAATGCAAATCCTACGCAAATCATACCATTGGTTAATTCTGGTTTATTTTCAAATTGAGAAGCGAAAATCAAAGAAGCAACCATCCCCATTAACAAACCACTAGGCACCAAATTCATTACCTTCGTTTCCACTTGAACCGATACTTTTTCATTTTCTTTCCGAAACAAGAACAATAAAACAGGTATTGTTAGTAAAGCCCCTATCTCTGTTGAAAAAGCAATCGATAGTCGACCTTGATAAAAGAAAAAATCATTAAAACTCATATGGGCATAAGCACCTAATAAAATAGAAGTTGTGTCCCCCACCAAAGTCGCCGCTCCTTGTAAATTAGAAGAGACTGAAATGGAAATAATAATTGGGATTGGATTGATATTTAGCTTCTTAGAAACCGATAAACCAATTGGTGCTAACATCAATAAAGTCGCTACATTATCGACAAAGGCACTCACGATTCCCGCAAATAAACTTAATACAATCACTGCCCATTTCACATTTGGTGTCATCTGAAGTAACTTTTCTGCCATCAACATTGGCATTTGCGACTGAATAAATAATTCAACAACCATCATCGTTCCCGCTAGCATCAAAATCACATTCCGGTTGATTGCCCCGAGAACATGAGAAATTGGTAAGATTCCCACTAACACAAAAAGAACAGCCGCCCCTAAGGCAATATAAGGGCGATAGTTCGGCAAAAATAAAAGTAAGCCATACATGACAATAAAAATTCCAAGAGCCAGTGCCATAAATTCTCCTCTTTCGACATTCTAATATCTTAACACTTTCAGTATAATAGTAGAAATGAATATCCAAGTTTCTAAAACATTAGATGCCTTTTTTAATCGTTGTCTAGCCCATATCCAACAAGACTATAAAGCTGATTTTTTGGCTTATCATGTAACCAAAGCTGGCGAAAGAAAGGTTCAGAAATTACTCCAAGAAGCTAACTTTGCGGAATTTCAAGGTCCTAAGAAAGAATGGCCCTCTCTTTTTCTATCCACAAAAGAATGGGAAAATAATCCCTATCACCAGCAGATTCACTTAGATTATGTTAAAGATGAACATTTCTCTTTCAAGAAAGAAAAGACAGCCGGTTTTGAATTATTCAATAGTGATGAAATTCAAAAAGATCCGCAACGGGAATTAAACGATTGGATGAAATTAAGAGCCATGGATCAACACTTTGAAACTCTTTATCTCTATCAAGACGATAAGGATTGGATGATGGATGCTCCAAGTGAATACAATACTAATTATCGCCCTGCTCAAAAGGCTCATGGAAAAGTACTTACCTTCGGTTTGGGAATTGGCTATTTCCTATGGTTTGCTTTGGATAATCCAAAGGTTAAAGAAATTACCGTAATTGAAAAAAGTGAAGCTGTTCTTTCGATGTTTCAGCGCTTTCTTTACCCACAATTCCCACAAACAAAAAAAGTTCATTTTATGTTAGGTGATGCTTTTGATTATTTTAATGAAGAATATCTAAATTCGTTTAATTATGTGTACACGGATATTTGGCAATCTCCACAGGACGGTTTATTTCTAATCGAAAAATTATTGGAACAAGTTGATCTCCCTTTAGAGAAAGGCGATTTTTGGATTGAAGAAAGTTGCTATGAAGTCATGTGGACACTTAGCTTCTGGTATTTTTATTCCTTATACACAGGACAAGATTTTCAAATGAGTGAATCCTATCAGTCTTTATACAAAAAAATCCAACTGTATTACAGTCGGATTGATGAAACATTAGAGGAAGAAAAAATCAAATTTTATATCTATGACACCCAAACCATTCGTCATATTCTACACCAACCATGGCAAGAATAACTTCGCTAGGGATAAGAATATAAAGAAACCCAATACATCCGTAGCCGTCGTCAAAAAGATACTGGAAGCAACCGCCGGATCAGCTCCCAGTTTTTTTAATAATACCGGAACCGCAAAACCAAATACCCCACCAACAATTAAATTACCAATCATTGCGATAAAGATAATCAATGCTAAATAGAAATTGTGATAAATTATCCATACCGCAATACCGGTAACCAAGCCATT comes from the Bulleidia sp. zg-1006 genome and includes:
- a CDS encoding LacI family DNA-binding transcriptional regulator; this translates as MTTIRAIAKKLNLSPATVSRVLKEDPAFKISNETKEKILQTVQELGYKPRKYNNKQSIHIGILMSLTYTYGDSFFYDILAGIQEYCSKHDVVISLIANYEQFHDNYSHIENQLKQLDGLIVTDLPNQREEFLSSLHCKFVFIDHFVPGYANIGYDKVHANQLIMNHLFQSHYQKIAYIGGTSDDNYYHPIRLMVYKNALDVHGINFDSSYLFDCQWNAEICAEKVDELLERHPDVEAIFAGSDALATTVISRLKELGKNCPDDIAVVGFNNNPLSANFDPPITTVDLPSKQMGYEGAKLLSKQIKTNTQYNYQLLLPVELIVRQSTKKE
- a CDS encoding SLC13 family permease, yielding MALALGIFIVMYGLLLFLPNYRPYIALGAAVLFVLVGILPISHVLGAINRNVILMLAGTMMVVELFIQSQMPMLMAEKLLQMTPNVKWAVIVLSLFAGIVSAFVDNVATLLMLAPIGLSVSKKLNINPIPIIISISVSSNLQGAATLVGDTTSILLGAYAHMSFNDFFFYQGRLSIAFSTEIGALLTIPVLLFLFRKENEKVSVQVETKVMNLVPSGLLMGMVASLIFASQFENKPELTNGMICVGFALFGLLYEVLIRKKKENALLVMKAIDVKTLLLLTGLFIVIQGITDAGVITEIAKLFVKIGGHSVLLMYVLILVVSVVLSAFVDNIPYVATMLPVVQGIAMNMGIQPTLLYFGLLIGSTLGGNLTPIGATANITGIGILNRAGYEVSTKDFMKIGIPFTLVAVIGGGLFTWFIWGI